DNA sequence from the Sulfurimonas sp. HSL3-1 genome:
CGTCCGACGGTAACGCCGCAGACAATCGTCGCGTTCGCCCCGACGGTGCACCCTTTTTTCAAGAGCGTCTTTTTGAACTCCGTTTTGCGGACGATAAATGCGCGAGGGTTGATGACGTTGGTGAAGACCATCGACGGCCCAAGGAAAACGTCGTCTTCGATCTCGACCCCTTCATATACACTGACGTTGTTCTGGATCTTGACGCCGTTCCCGATCGTGACGTTCGGCCCGACGACGCAGTTCTGCCCGAAAGAGCAGTTGCTGCCGACGCGTGTGTGCGAAAGGAGATGGCAAAAGTGCCAAATTTTCGTGCCCTCCCCGATGGAGACGTCCGCGTCGACAAAAGCGG
Encoded proteins:
- a CDS encoding acyltransferase; amino-acid sequence: MDKPRRLTPEEWKARLRAKGKTESAEKPAALFVHESAFVDADVSIGEGTKIWHFCHLLSHTRVGSNCSFGQNCVVGPNVTIGNGVKIQNNVSVYEGVEIEDDVFLGPSMVFTNVINPRAFIVRKTEFKKTLLKKGCTVGANATIVCGVTVGRYALIGAGAVVTKDVPDFALIAGVPAKQIGWVSIAGNRLVFDEGGYADDGYDGSRYRLLQDRVVLMDT